The genomic segment ATGAGCGCGGCCGCCCGTGATGACGTAGGGCCGGACCGGCCCGTCCTGGTACTCCTCGGAGTGGCTCATGGTCAGCGTGCGCGCGTGGGCGTGCTGAGCGTCCGCTCACCGATCTGGAGCACTTGGAGCTGCATCTGCTGGGCGATCAGGCCCGGGTCGATGACGGGGTCGGTGACCACGGCGAGCCGCGACCCGTCGCCGGCGCCGCGCACGAACAGGAAACCGCCGTCGAACTCGACCATCACCTGCTTCGGGTCACCACCGGAGCCGAACTCGTCACCGACGCCGCGACCGAGCGAGGTCAGCCCCGCGCACGCGGCCGCGAGCTTGTCGGCGAGGTCGGTGGCGGTCTGCTCGGTCTTCACCTTCAGCAGACCGTCGGACGTCAGCACGATCGCGTGGCGAACGCCGCGCACGCTCCTGATCTGCTCCAGCATCCAGCTGTTGTCACCGGCGTGGGCAACCATTACTCCTCCGAAGTGTCACGAGAGGCGGACGGTGTGTTCGGGGTGGCGGCGATCCGGTTGGACGCGCCGGTGTCCGAACTGAGGAAGGCACTCATCCACTGCCCTGCCTGCTCCGCTGATTGTTGGGGGTCGGCCGGGATCGCGGGGATGTCCATGGTGATCTCGCTGCTGTTCTCGACGACGGCCTCGCCACGGCGGGACCGTCGGCGGGGCAGCACGGGTAGGTCGGCCTGCGGACCGGCGGGTTTCTCCTTCGGCTCCTCACGCTGAGCGGGAGCCGGCGTGGGCGCGGGAGCCGGAGCCGGCGCGGGAGGAGGCGTGGGAGCGGGGTCGGGCAACGGCAACTGCTGCGACTGTGGCACGGTCTGCGTCGGGACCGCCCCCTTCACCACGGGCTTGAGGTTGTCGGCCGTGCTGTGCTGCCGGGAGAGGGCGAGCTGCCCGCTCATCGCGGCGTGCCCGGGCGGCAACGGCTCGGTCAGCTCGGACGGCACCATCACGATGGCACGCACACCGCCGTAGACGGACTCACCGAGGTCGACCCGGAACCCGTAGCGACGCGCGTAGGTGCCCACCGACGGCAGGCCGGTCTGCGGTACCTCGCCGAGCGTGAACAGGTCGTGCACCGTCTCGCCCGAGGCGATGATCCTGGCCTGTTCGAGCCGGCGGTCGTCCATGCCGACCCCGCAGTCGTCGATCTCGATCACGGCGCCGCGTTGGACGTGGCGCAGCGTGACCAGCACGTTCGTGGTGGGCGGAGAGGACTGCGCCGCGTTGGCCAGCAGCTCGGCGACGATGTGGATGAGCGGTTCGACCACCCGCGCGGTGACGGCGATGGCGGGGTCACCGGAGGCCTCCACCCGCTGGTAGGCGGTAATCCGACCGGCGGCACCACGCACGACGTCGGACAACGCCAGCGCCTCGTTCCACTGCTGCCCCGGCCGTTCACCACACAGGGCGGCGAGCGACTGGGCGTACCGCGCCTGCTGCGCGGCGGCGTGGTCGACGCGCATGCTGGTCTCCAGCACGTCCGGATCGTTCGGGTGCCGGCTGACCATCCGGCCGGCTTCCTCCTGCATCCGGTGCGCCGAGGTCTGAACCTTGCGCGCGAGCGACACCACGGCGGAGTGCACCGCACTGCGTTGCGCGTCATAGACGTCCCGCGCGTTGCCGACCAGCGACTTCATGCGTTCGTACTCGGCGGCCGCCTCCGGGCGAGGCGGTGTGTCCGGGAGCGGCGGCGGCGTCCGCCCGCTGGAGTACGCCTCCATGTACCGCAGGAACACGTCCTGCACCTCGCGCTGCGCGGCGAACTCGTCCGCCAGCGCCTGCCGGCACGCGGCCATGGCGCCGGCGGCGCGCACGGTCAGGGCGGCGAACACTCCCAACGCGGCGAGCGCCAGAACCCCGGGTATGAGCCACCACAGCTGCCCGGAGTCACCGACGGCCAGAAAGACTGAGGCGACGACCACGTAACCGGCGACGAGGGCGACGCACGCCCATCCGAGCGGACTCGGTCCACGCCGCGTAGTCGGTGAGTTTTCCATGATCATCCAGAGATCGGTCGACCAGCCAGGAACATGTCAGCACACCGTGGCACGGGCGCGCTGGAAAACCGCGAAACCCAGTGCACCTCCATACGAAAGCCCCAAGATGGACAGCGGCGCGAATGGCCTACCCCACTGCCCGGCTCAGAGTAGTCGATCTCCGTGGGCGGCGTACAGGCCTGGAGTCGATCACGTCGGACGACCAGGTGTTCGACGCGCCGGAGACCGTCGAGAATGGACCTGTACGTGAGCGAATCGGGGGTAGCAATGGAGATCCAGCTCGCTGAGCCGTGGCCGACCACGGTGGCCGAGGCGGTCGCCGTGCAACGACGTCTGCGCCACCGGGTCCGGGCCGGCGACGACGCGGGGAGCCCCGTGCGCACCGTCGCCGGCGTCGACGTGGCCTACGCCGCCGACTCGGACCGCCTCGCCGCGGCGGTCGTGGTACTCGACCACACCACTCTGGACGTGCTGGAGACCTCGACCGTGGTGACCACCGCGGAGTTCCCCTACGAACCGGGACTGTTCGCGTT from the Saccharomonospora azurea NA-128 genome contains:
- a CDS encoding roadblock/LC7 domain-containing protein, producing the protein MVAHAGDNSWMLEQIRSVRGVRHAIVLTSDGLLKVKTEQTATDLADKLAAACAGLTSLGRGVGDEFGSGGDPKQVMVEFDGGFLFVRGAGDGSRLAVVTDPVIDPGLIAQQMQLQVLQIGERTLSTPTRAR
- a CDS encoding ATP-binding protein → MENSPTTRRGPSPLGWACVALVAGYVVVASVFLAVGDSGQLWWLIPGVLALAALGVFAALTVRAAGAMAACRQALADEFAAQREVQDVFLRYMEAYSSGRTPPPLPDTPPRPEAAAEYERMKSLVGNARDVYDAQRSAVHSAVVSLARKVQTSAHRMQEEAGRMVSRHPNDPDVLETSMRVDHAAAQQARYAQSLAALCGERPGQQWNEALALSDVVRGAAGRITAYQRVEASGDPAIAVTARVVEPLIHIVAELLANAAQSSPPTTNVLVTLRHVQRGAVIEIDDCGVGMDDRRLEQARIIASGETVHDLFTLGEVPQTGLPSVGTYARRYGFRVDLGESVYGGVRAIVMVPSELTEPLPPGHAAMSGQLALSRQHSTADNLKPVVKGAVPTQTVPQSQQLPLPDPAPTPPPAPAPAPAPTPAPAQREEPKEKPAGPQADLPVLPRRRSRRGEAVVENSSEITMDIPAIPADPQQSAEQAGQWMSAFLSSDTGASNRIAATPNTPSASRDTSEE